In the genome of Calditrichota bacterium, the window CGGTGGAGCCACGACTGCACCCTTTGGGAGGAAGAGTCCTTTCGGTGGTCATTGAAAACGACGGCAAGGGAGAAGTGTCCTCCTCCGTTGCGCCTGATCCTGACTACATGGACTGCTCCCCGGACGAGTTGCGGGCGCGCGTGCGCGAGGCGGGCCTTGCCGGCATGGGGGGCGCCGCCTTTCCGACGCATGTAAAGCTCTCGCCGCCCCCGACCAAGCCGATCGATACGCTCATCATCAACGGCGCTGAGTGCGAGCCCTATTTGACCTCCGACCATCGCCTCATGCTGGAACAGCCACGGGAAATCCTGGCGGGGGTGCAGGTGATCCAGAAGATCTTGGGGTGCAAGCGGGTGGTCATCGCCATCGAGGACAACAAACCGGACGCACTTGCCACCATGCGCAAGACGGTCTCCGAGTTGGGGAATCGCTACGAAGTGATTTCGTTCCGGGCAAAGTACCCGCAGGGCGCGGAAAAGCAGCTGATCAAGGCCGCGACTGGCCGCGAGGTGCCTCGCGGGGGCCTGCCCATGGATGTAGGGTGTCTGGTGCACAACGTCGGCACGGCAAAGGCCATCTATGAGGCGGTGGCACTGCGAAAGCCTTTAGTCGAGCGCGTGGTTACCGTCACCGGGCCAGGCGTCAGGACGCCGAAGAACTTGCGCGTGCCCTTGGGGACGTCTTTCGCGCACCTTTTTGCGCACTGCGGCGGGCTGACTGAAGACGCCGGCAAGATCATCATGGGCGGGCCGATGATGGGCATCGCCCAGTTCAGCGACGAAGTGCCCGTGATCAAAGGAACCTCGGGCATTGTGGTTCTCTCGCAGAGGGAAAGCAGGGTCGCTGAGCCTCAGGTGTGCATAGGCTGCGCCCGCTGCGTGGATGCTTGCCCCATGAAGCTTGTCCCGACCCACATCCAGACGCTGGTGAGACACGAGCGCTTTGCCGCAGCCAAAGACTATGGCCTGTTAGATTGCATTGAGTGCGGCTGCTGCGCCTTTGTCTGTCCCGCGAAGATCCCCTTTGTGCACTTGATGAAATACGGCAAGCTGAAGGTGTACCAGCTCGAGCGGGCGGCCGCGCCCAAGAGCGCATGAGACTCGAGTATGCGGAGCTGAGCACAGATGGCAACGTGAGGCGGATGGAGAATGGAGAAGGAGCGCTTTCTTTCGGCATCGCCGCACTTGAGCGACGCTGAATCGATCCCCAAGATTATGTACGGCGTGGTGCTGTCGCTGCTCCCGGCGGCAGTGGGCGCGGTCTATTTCTTTGGGCTGAAGGCCTTGTGGATCATGCTCGTCGCCTCGGCGGCGGCAATGGCCAGCGAGGCAGCGGTGCAAGCCATTATGCGCAAGAAGATTACCGTCGCTGACGGGAGCGCGTTGGTGACAGGCATCCTGCTCGCTTTCAACGTGCCCGCCTCCGTCCCTCTCTGGCTGCCAGCCATCGGGGCAGTGTTTGGCACCGTGGTGGGCAAACATGCGTTTGGCGGCTTGGGTTACAACCCCATGAACCCTGCCTTGCTGGGCCGCGCCTTCATGTTGGCCTCCTGGCCCACGTCCATGACCGTTTTCACTGTGGCCCCCCGAGGCGGTTCACTGTGCGGCATCGACCCGGCCACCATCAGCGCCCTGCAGATTGATGCCGTGACCCAGGCAACGCCGCTGAAGCTGCTTAAGGTGGCGCGCGGCGTGTTAGCGCACCCTTCTGCCGCCGATCCGACCTCGTACGCCAGTTACGCCAAAGCGATGGGAGCGCTTTACGACTCCTACGGGAATCTCTTTTGGGGCAGAGTCGGCGGCTGCATCGGAGAGACCTCTGCTTTCTTGCTGCTCGTCGGCGCGCTGTTCCTGTTGTACAAGCGCTACATCGGCTGGAAGATCCCGGTCAGCTATTTGGGCACCGTGGCTCTGCTGTCCTGGGCTTTCGCTGGCACCGATGGTCTCTTTTCGGGAAAACCGCTCTTTCATCTCTTGTCGGGTGGGGTGATGCTCGGGGCCTTCTACATGGCCACCGACATGGTGACCTCGCCGGTGACCTTTCGAGGGAGGCTGCTCTTCGGTGCTGGTTGTGGGGTGATAACCATGGTCATCAGGCTCATTGGCGGGTACCCAGAGGGAGTGTGCTATTCAATCTTGCTCATGAACCTCACTGTTCCCCTCTTGGATCGCCACACAAGGCCAAGGATCTTGGGAGAGAAGAAGTGAAGGAGATCGGCAAATTCAGCGGCACACTGTTGTTGGTCACTGTGGTGGCAGCAGGTGCCCTCTCGGCGGTAAATAGTGTTACCAAGCCGCGGATCGAGCGGCAGCAGCAACTGAAGACCTTGGAAGCCTTAGGTGTTGCCTTGCCGGGGGTGCCCGCGGACGCCATTGAATCGGTGAGCCGCGACGGGCGCATCCTCTACTACGTCGGCTACGAGTCACCAGGG includes:
- a CDS encoding RnfABCDGE type electron transport complex subunit D; translated protein: MEKERFLSASPHLSDAESIPKIMYGVVLSLLPAAVGAVYFFGLKALWIMLVASAAAMASEAAVQAIMRKKITVADGSALVTGILLAFNVPASVPLWLPAIGAVFGTVVGKHAFGGLGYNPMNPALLGRAFMLASWPTSMTVFTVAPRGGSLCGIDPATISALQIDAVTQATPLKLLKVARGVLAHPSAADPTSYASYAKAMGALYDSYGNLFWGRVGGCIGETSAFLLLVGALFLLYKRYIGWKIPVSYLGTVALLSWAFAGTDGLFSGKPLFHLLSGGVMLGAFYMATDMVTSPVTFRGRLLFGAGCGVITMVIRLIGGYPEGVCYSILLMNLTVPLLDRHTRPRILGEKK
- the rsxC gene encoding electron transport complex subunit RsxC — its product is MLRKRTFSGGVHPPQCKITAHLPIEEVPPPPQVVIPLQQHLGAPAEPLCQVGDAVKIGDKIGEAKGFVSVPCHASISGTVKAVEPRLHPLGGRVLSVVIENDGKGEVSSSVAPDPDYMDCSPDELRARVREAGLAGMGGAAFPTHVKLSPPPTKPIDTLIINGAECEPYLTSDHRLMLEQPREILAGVQVIQKILGCKRVVIAIEDNKPDALATMRKTVSELGNRYEVISFRAKYPQGAEKQLIKAATGREVPRGGLPMDVGCLVHNVGTAKAIYEAVALRKPLVERVVTVTGPGVRTPKNLRVPLGTSFAHLFAHCGGLTEDAGKIIMGGPMMGIAQFSDEVPVIKGTSGIVVLSQRESRVAEPQVCIGCARCVDACPMKLVPTHIQTLVRHERFAAAKDYGLLDCIECGCCAFVCPAKIPFVHLMKYGKLKVYQLERAAAPKSA